From the genome of Aquila chrysaetos chrysaetos chromosome 12, bAquChr1.4, whole genome shotgun sequence, one region includes:
- the HAUS8 gene encoding HAUS augmin-like complex subunit 8 isoform X1, translating into MAAEAEEGMSALASDSSTKVAGGEMSTKKRKGGRIVKSRYLQYDKKDAKKNTSANSFLSSAAKPSSATKPRSVLLQKCKTSADVLPGSLNQSSFEKGDLQSTLLDEGKISRPDLDLSAINDTAVRKKTPGSKSAYKEGTGTCQKNKKVGNDSDALMEELESQTLLLTYLRVKAEKNLAKLEKKAEKNLLKLCEEKERQQEKLYELKREILLKEREQKLDDALDKQIEVLSPLVPVCGQFKDQYKSFAVSLDATRHELPIKNIHIEGDMLTYLDELQKQLTITQELLTEVMPSYSEESAKAFSVLKDLKGVSQQLDKELQRSFTEVQNLSFAVTKEVSLHNQRICEEKNGLDVVKHWYFN; encoded by the exons ATGGCGGCTGAGGCGGAGGAAGG GATGTCCGCGCTGGCGAGCGACTCTAGTACTAAGGTGGCGGGCGGAGAAATGTCTACGAAAAAGCGGAAAG GAGGAAGAATCGTGAAGTCTCGCTACTTGCAGTACGATAAGAAAGACGCCAAGAAG AATACTTCAGCAAATTCCTTTTTATCGTCTGCTGCTAAACCATCTTCTGCAACTAAACCAAGATCAGttcttcttcagaaatgtaaaactTCTGCTG ATGTTCTCCCTGGCTCATTAAATCAGAGTAGTTTTGAGAAAGGGGATTTGCAGTCCACTTTATTGGATGAAGGTAAAATTAGTCGACCGGACCTTGATCTTTCAGCTATTAATG ATACAGCTGTCCGCAAAAAGACTCCTGGTTCAAAATCTGCTTACAAAGAAGGTACAGGGACatgtcaaaaaaacaaaaaagtg ggaAATGATTCTGATGCTCTGATGGAAGAGCTGGAATCTCAGACACTGCTTTTAACTTACCTAAGAGTAAAG gcagaaaaaaatcttgccaagctggagaaaaaagcagaaaaaaacttgtTAAAGTTGtgtgaagaaaaggagagacaaCAGGAGAAGCTCTATGAGTTGAAGCGTGAAATTCTACTCaaagagagagagcagaaaCTTGATGATGCATTAGACAAGCAG ATAGAAGTACTTTCTCCCCTTGTTCCAGTTTGTGGACAGTTTAAAGACCAATATAAAAGCTTTGCAGTTTCCCTGGATGCCACTAGACATGAATTACCCATAAAGAATATTCACATAGAAGGAGATATGCTAACATACCTTG ATGAACTGCAAAAGCAGTTAACTATCACACAGGAACTTCTGACAGAAGTTATGCCAAGCTACTCAGAAGAAAGTGCAAAAGCATTTAGTGTGCTGAAAGACCTTAAAGGAGTTTCTCAGCAACTGGATAAAGAGCTTCAAAG GAGCTTCACAGAAGTGCAGAACCTGTCATTTGCAGTTACTAAAGAAGTTTCTCTGCATAACCAAAGAATATGCGAAGAGAAAAATGGACTAGATGTTGTGAAACACTGGTACTTCAACTAA
- the HAUS8 gene encoding HAUS augmin-like complex subunit 8 isoform X2: MSALASDSSTKVAGGEMSTKKRKGGRIVKSRYLQYDKKDAKKNTSANSFLSSAAKPSSATKPRSVLLQKCKTSADVLPGSLNQSSFEKGDLQSTLLDEGKISRPDLDLSAINDTAVRKKTPGSKSAYKEGTGTCQKNKKVGNDSDALMEELESQTLLLTYLRVKAEKNLAKLEKKAEKNLLKLCEEKERQQEKLYELKREILLKEREQKLDDALDKQIEVLSPLVPVCGQFKDQYKSFAVSLDATRHELPIKNIHIEGDMLTYLDELQKQLTITQELLTEVMPSYSEESAKAFSVLKDLKGVSQQLDKELQRSFTEVQNLSFAVTKEVSLHNQRICEEKNGLDVVKHWYFN; this comes from the exons ATGTCCGCGCTGGCGAGCGACTCTAGTACTAAGGTGGCGGGCGGAGAAATGTCTACGAAAAAGCGGAAAG GAGGAAGAATCGTGAAGTCTCGCTACTTGCAGTACGATAAGAAAGACGCCAAGAAG AATACTTCAGCAAATTCCTTTTTATCGTCTGCTGCTAAACCATCTTCTGCAACTAAACCAAGATCAGttcttcttcagaaatgtaaaactTCTGCTG ATGTTCTCCCTGGCTCATTAAATCAGAGTAGTTTTGAGAAAGGGGATTTGCAGTCCACTTTATTGGATGAAGGTAAAATTAGTCGACCGGACCTTGATCTTTCAGCTATTAATG ATACAGCTGTCCGCAAAAAGACTCCTGGTTCAAAATCTGCTTACAAAGAAGGTACAGGGACatgtcaaaaaaacaaaaaagtg ggaAATGATTCTGATGCTCTGATGGAAGAGCTGGAATCTCAGACACTGCTTTTAACTTACCTAAGAGTAAAG gcagaaaaaaatcttgccaagctggagaaaaaagcagaaaaaaacttgtTAAAGTTGtgtgaagaaaaggagagacaaCAGGAGAAGCTCTATGAGTTGAAGCGTGAAATTCTACTCaaagagagagagcagaaaCTTGATGATGCATTAGACAAGCAG ATAGAAGTACTTTCTCCCCTTGTTCCAGTTTGTGGACAGTTTAAAGACCAATATAAAAGCTTTGCAGTTTCCCTGGATGCCACTAGACATGAATTACCCATAAAGAATATTCACATAGAAGGAGATATGCTAACATACCTTG ATGAACTGCAAAAGCAGTTAACTATCACACAGGAACTTCTGACAGAAGTTATGCCAAGCTACTCAGAAGAAAGTGCAAAAGCATTTAGTGTGCTGAAAGACCTTAAAGGAGTTTCTCAGCAACTGGATAAAGAGCTTCAAAG GAGCTTCACAGAAGTGCAGAACCTGTCATTTGCAGTTACTAAAGAAGTTTCTCTGCATAACCAAAGAATATGCGAAGAGAAAAATGGACTAGATGTTGTGAAACACTGGTACTTCAACTAA